A stretch of DNA from Anaerolineae bacterium:
AAAGCCAGTTTCACCACCCAGCAACTCCTTGAGAACATGGCAGCAGTAATGGATACAATTATGAAAATAAGGCCTTCGGGCCTAAAAGGTCAATACATAAAGAAGGTTTACCTGACGACAACGATGGGGCCGAGTATAAAAGTTAATACAGCGCTGGCCACTTCTCTTAAGCCGGCCGAGTAGGGTAGTTCGCCGTAGAAAGCAGGTGCGCACAAGCGCTTAAACAAGCCTGCCGAGGCGAAGGCCTGGCACTTTAAGGGTCTTTGCCTTTTGCAGGCGAAGGCCCTTTTTAAGTTTATGAAAAGGAGGTGGTAAAATTGCCGATAACAAAAGAGGAAAAGGTCAGAAGAGTTGCTCTCTACAAGGAAAGCATCGCTCAAAGCGAGGGGATAATCCTGACCAACTATATCGGGATGGATACAACTCAGATAAACGAGCTCAAGGGACAGCTTCGAGAAGTCGGCGGGAATTTCATGATAGTAAAAAACACTCTTCTAAGGATTGCCTTGAAAGACCTTGGCCTTCCGGTGTCGGAAAATTTCACCGAAGGGCCCACAGCTATAAGCTTCGGGAAAGATTTAACTAAAGTAGCCAAGAAGCTTATTGATTACTCCAAAAACGTGGGGCTTCCCGGGTTAAAGGGTGCCATCCTGGGGAATAGAATTCTGAAGCCGGAGGAAGTGGAGACTCTGGCCAAGTTGCCTTCCAGAGAAGAATTATTGGGGCAGCTTGTGGGGGCCTTGCAGTCCCCCGTTTATGGTCTGGTGTATGTTCTTGGTGGAATTATCCGGAGCTTGATTTACGTCCTTCAGGCTCGGGCTAAGCAATTGGAAACCCAATCTTGAAAGGAGGGAGGATAAATGACGAAGGAAGAGATTATTGCGGCTATAGAAAAGATGACAGTCCTTGAGCTGGCTGAACTGGTCAAGGCTCTGGAGGAAAGGTTTGGCGTATCGGCAGCGGCGCCTGTGGTGGCCGCTGCGCCCGTGGCCGCTGCTGCAGCAGCGCCAGCAGCTCCAGCTGTTGAGGAGAAAACTCAGTTTGATGTCTATATAAAGGACTCTGGCCCCAAGAAGATCCAGGTAATTAAAGTGGTACGGGAGCTTACCAACCTGGGCCTCAAGGAGGCAAAAGATCTGGTTGAAAGTGCCCCCGCTAAACTTTTAGAGGGGGTCTCCAAAGAGCAGGCTGAAGCTGCTAAGGCCAAACTGGAAGAAGCAGGCGCTGTGGTTGAAATTAAATAAAATAAAAAATAAGCGTTCCTCGCTGGAGGCTACTTGAAAGTAGTAGTTCTCCAGCGAGGAATTACTCCCGCTTCAGGAGCAAAACAAAATGCCGATAGAAATCCCCTCTGACCTCATAGAGCGGGTGGTTTTGGCTTTTCAAATTTTTTTGGGGCTTGCTGGAGCTTTTTGGCTGGCTCTTTGGGTCAGCATTTTAATATGGACCTACAGGGACATAAAATCCAGGACAAGGGACACACTGCTTCAACTTTTAGCCGTAGCTATGGTCTTTCTCTTTAATCTACCCGGGCTACTGCTTTACTTTTTGCTTCGCCCTCGAGAAACCTTAGCGGAAGCTTATGAGAGAGCTTTGGAAGAAGAGGCTTTGCTCCAGGGTATAGAAGAGCGAGAAGCCTGCCCGGGCTGCGGACGCAGAGTGCACAACAATTTTATCCTCTGCCCCTATTGTCACACGCGTTTGAAGAAAGCCTGCAAAGCTTGCGGACGATTGTTACATCTGAGCTGGGATCTATGTCCTTACTGTGGGGCAGAGCAGGGATAAGGCCTCCAGTTTATGTGCGCCGGCCTTAGAACAGAGAACAGGAGGTAGACTTGAGGCGAGTGAGGTTTAAGCAAATAAGGCTTCTGTGGAACCTTTTTTGGGACCCCAGGGTCCCCCTGTGGTTTAAGGTCCTGGTGGTGCTTATCCCTCTGGTTTACATCCTTCTTCCCACCGATTTATTCCTCGATACCGCACCGATTCTGGGCCCACTTGATGACATTATTCTGGTGCTTCTGGTCTTAAAGGCTTTTCTGGAACTGACCCCACGCCGGGTACGGGAGGAACAGGAACGCCGGATGGAATCAATCTCAGCGCCTTACAGGGTGCTGGATAAGAAAGAAGGAAAAAATTAAAGCTCAGCTACCAGGTCGTATTCCAAAGCTTTAACAATGCGCACCTGAACTATCTCCCCGGGGTTCAATTTCCCTTCCACCAGAACCAACCCATCTATTTCAGGGGCATCCCTGTAGCTGCGCCCTACGCTGAGGCCTTCTCCATAGCCTTCCACCAGTATTTCCAACCTTTTGCCCACGAATTCCTGGTTTTTCCTGTAAGAGATATGCTGCTGAACTGCCATAAGTCTGCGGTACCTTTCTTCCTTTACTTCCTCTGGAACCTGGTCCGGAAGGGAAGCAGCAGGCGTCCCCTCTTCTCGGGAGTAAATGAAAATTCCTACCCGGTCAAAGGCCATTTCTTCTACAAAGTCCACCAGGTATTGAAAGGCTTCCTCCGTCTCCCCCGGATATCCCACGATGAAAGTTGTCCTTATGGCGATGTCGGGAATGGCCTGGCGGATTTCTCCTATGAGCTTTCTCACCCTTTCCGGAGTATAGGGGCGACGCATTTTCCGGAGGATGTCTGGATGAGCATGCTGGAGAGGCATATCAAGGTAATGGCAGATTTGAGGGATCGAACTCATGGCTCGGATAAACTTTTCGGTTATGTGTACGGGGGAGGTGTACATTATCCTGAGCCATTTAAGCTCAGGGGCTGCTTCCAGGATTTCTTCTATAAGGGTTATAAGCCCGTCCCTTTCACCCCGGTCCAGACCGTAGGCAGTTGTGTCCTGGGCCACCAGTATAAGCTCTTTGACTCCTGCTTTAGTGAGCCGGCGCGCCTCTTCCACGAGGGCCTGGCGAGGGAAACTCCGAGCTGGCCCCTTTATTTCTGGTATAGTGCAGAAGGCGCACTTTGAGCTGCATCCTTCGGAGATTTTAAGGTAAGCTGAGCTTCCCCACGAAGCCGAAAGACCGGCGGAATCAAATGGGGTTTTCTCAGGATCTCCCAGCAGGATAATTTTCTCTCCCCAGGCTTCCTTCAGTTTCTCCACCACCTGTCCTATCTCCATCCACCTTCTCGTGCCCAAGAAAGCATCGGCTTCGGGAATCTCCTCCAGCAGTCTTTTACCCCAGAGCTGAGGCAGACACCCAGCTATAATTAGACGCTGGCCTTTCTTTTTCTTTCTGGTGTATTCCTTCGCCACTTTCAGGGATTCT
This window harbors:
- the rplJ gene encoding 50S ribosomal protein L10, with protein sequence MPITKEEKVRRVALYKESIAQSEGIILTNYIGMDTTQINELKGQLREVGGNFMIVKNTLLRIALKDLGLPVSENFTEGPTAISFGKDLTKVAKKLIDYSKNVGLPGLKGAILGNRILKPEEVETLAKLPSREELLGQLVGALQSPVYGLVYVLGGIIRSLIYVLQARAKQLETQS
- the rplL gene encoding 50S ribosomal protein L7/L12; its protein translation is MTKEEIIAAIEKMTVLELAELVKALEERFGVSAAAPVVAAAPVAAAAAAPAAPAVEEKTQFDVYIKDSGPKKIQVIKVVRELTNLGLKEAKDLVESAPAKLLEGVSKEQAEAAKAKLEEAGAVVEIK
- a CDS encoding zinc ribbon domain-containing protein, with translation MPIEIPSDLIERVVLAFQIFLGLAGAFWLALWVSILIWTYRDIKSRTRDTLLQLLAVAMVFLFNLPGLLLYFLLRPRETLAEAYERALEEEALLQGIEEREACPGCGRRVHNNFILCPYCHTRLKKACKACGRLLHLSWDLCPYCGAEQG
- a CDS encoding DUF1232 domain-containing protein; translated protein: MRFKQIRLLWNLFWDPRVPLWFKVLVVLIPLVYILLPTDLFLDTAPILGPLDDIILVLLVLKAFLELTPRRVREEQERRMESISAPYRVLDKKEGKN
- the rimO gene encoding 30S ribosomal protein S12 methylthiotransferase RimO; this encodes MRFHIITLGCPKNEVDSRGMERKLLQQGYRLALSPRQADVLIINTCGFIERAREESLKVAKEYTRKKKKGQRLIIAGCLPQLWGKRLLEEIPEADAFLGTRRWMEIGQVVEKLKEAWGEKIILLGDPEKTPFDSAGLSASWGSSAYLKISEGCSSKCAFCTIPEIKGPARSFPRQALVEEARRLTKAGVKELILVAQDTTAYGLDRGERDGLITLIEEILEAAPELKWLRIMYTSPVHITEKFIRAMSSIPQICHYLDMPLQHAHPDILRKMRRPYTPERVRKLIGEIRQAIPDIAIRTTFIVGYPGETEEAFQYLVDFVEEMAFDRVGIFIYSREEGTPAASLPDQVPEEVKEERYRRLMAVQQHISYRKNQEFVGKRLEILVEGYGEGLSVGRSYRDAPEIDGLVLVEGKLNPGEIVQVRIVKALEYDLVAEL